The genomic interval TGAGAAATACTTGATGTTTTCAGTGGTGTAGTCCCACTCTTCTTTAGGGCGCCATACAGCTTTGACCCGCATGCCCATGCGTACGTCTGAAAGTTCGCAGTCACCGATTAGGTGAAGCATCGGGATATCTGAGCCGTCTAAAAGAATTGAAGCCGCCAAAAATGGAATCTTCATCTTTTGTCCTGGGAACGGTACGTTCACGATACAGAAAGTGGTGATAATGCC from Deltaproteobacteria bacterium carries:
- a CDS encoding DNA-binding protein — protein: GIITTFCIVNVPFPGQKMKIPFLAASILLDGSDIPMLHLIGDCELSDVRMGMRVKAVWRPKEEWDYTTENIKYFSPTGEPDAPFDLYKEHL